One window from the genome of Dioscorea cayenensis subsp. rotundata cultivar TDr96_F1 chromosome 3, TDr96_F1_v2_PseudoChromosome.rev07_lg8_w22 25.fasta, whole genome shotgun sequence encodes:
- the LOC120282838 gene encoding probable inactive 2-oxoglutarate-dependent dioxygenase AOP2 produces the protein MGLHTMQQQQQQQQQQQLPMVNLSGLNPSQPHSSDWDAARTAVFQALEKFGCFQAVYDRITPELKGLIFREAMEDVFSLPLETKMGNNPKFPLGGFIGNLPDMTFESLRVDEAPALDAAERFTHLMWPEGNPKFCNIVWSFAKKLQQLERMVMRMILQSMGVEKHMDSFTVESNCGLRLSKYWISPDQCVKSGMGSHTDVSFLTIVCQHEVQGLEVQTTEDSWITVMPLPNTYTVMLGDALEAWTNGRLKAPVHRGDNYKQGDKILCPFWVSTKGWGLCANPGGVGG, from the exons atggGATTACATACgatgcagcagcagcagcagcagcagcagcagcagcagctccCCATGGTTAATCTCTCCGGGCTGAATCCCAGCCAGCCCCACAGCAGTGACTGGGACGCTGCGCGCACGGCAGTGTTCCAGGCACTGGAGAAGTTCGGCTGCTTCCAGGCTGTGTACGACCGGATCACGCCGGAGCTGAAAGGTTTGATCTTTCGTGAGGCGATGGAGGATGTCTTCAGTCTACCTCTAGAGACTAAAATGGGCAACAACCCCAAGTTTCCCTTAGGGGGATTCATCGGCAATCTCCCAGACATGACCTTTGAGAGCCTCCGGGTGGATGAGGCTCCGGCCTTGGATGCCGCCGAGAGGTTCACACACCTCATGTGGCCGGAGGGCAACCCtaaattttg CAACATAGTGTGGAGTTTCGCCAAGAAGTTACAGCAGTTGGAACGAATGGTTATGAGGATGATTTTACAGAGCATGGGTGTTGAGAAGCACATGGATTCTTTCACTGTGGAATCGAATTGCGGGCTGCGATTATCAAAGTATTGGATTTCTCCGGATCAATGTGTCAAGAGCGGAATGGGTTCTCATACTGATGTGAGCTTTTTAACCATCGTTTGCCAGCATGAAGTCCAAGGGTTGGAGGTGCAAACTACAGAAGACTCTTGGATAACTGTTATGCCATTACCAAACACTTACACTGTCATGTTGGGGGATGCCTTGGAG GCTTGGACAAACGGAAGACTGAAAGCTCCTGTGCATAGGGGTGACAATTACAAGCAAGGAGACAAGATACTCTGTCCTTTTTGGGTCTCGACCAAGGGATGGGGGCTCTGTGCAAACCCCGGAGGAGTTGGTGGATGA